The Juglans regia cultivar Chandler chromosome 2, Walnut 2.0, whole genome shotgun sequence genome includes a window with the following:
- the LOC108985900 gene encoding THO complex subunit 3, which translates to MEATLPFKNIHSREYQGHKKKVHSVAWNCSGTKLASGSVDQTARVWHIEPHGHGKVKDIELKGHTDSVDQLCWDPKHADLIATASGDKTVRLWDARSGKCSQQAELSGENINITYKPDGTHVAVGNRDDELTILDVRKFRPIHKRKFSYEVNEIAWNMTGEMFFLTTGNGTVEVLAYPSLRLLDTLMAHTAGCYCIAIDPIGRYFAVGSADSLVSLWDISEMLCVRTFTKLEWPVRTISFNYTGDYVASASEDLFIDISNVRTGRTVHQIPCRAAMNSVEWNPKYNLLAYAGDDKNKYQADEGVFRIFGFESA; encoded by the exons ATGGAGGCAACCTTACCTTTCAAGAATATCCATAGCCGAGAGTATCAAGGTCACAAGAAGAAg GTGCATTCGGTGGCTTGGAATTGCTCAGGCACGAAGCTCGCTTCTGGTTCCGTGGATCAAACCGCTCGTGTCTGGCACATTGAGCCGCACGGACAC GGTAAGGTTAAAGATATTGAATTGAAGGGTCACACTGATAGTGTGGATCAGCTGTGTTGGGACCCCAAACACGCTGATCTAATTGCAACTGCGTCAGGTGACAAGACTGTGCGTTTGTGGGATGCTCGAA GTGGGAAATGCTCACAGCAGGCAGAACTTAGTGGGGAGAACATCAACATTACGTATAAACCCGATGGGACACACGTTGCTGTTGGCAATAGG GATGATGAACTAACAATACTAGATGTTCGGAAATTTAGGCCAATCCATAAGCGCAAATTCAGCTACGAG GTAAATGAGATTGCGTGGAACATGACAGGGGAGATGTTCTTTTTGACCACTGGAAATG GTACTGTTGAAGTACTAGCATACCCATCTCTGCGACTGCTTGACACCCTTATGGCTCATACAGCTGGCTGCTATTGTATTGCAATTGATCCAATAGGAAG ATACTTTGCTGTTGGAAGTGCTGATTCCTTAGTCAGCCTTTGGGATATATCAGAGATGCTCTGTGTGCGAACATTTACAAAACTTGA ATGGCCTGTCCGCACAATAAGCTTTAATTACACCGGAGATTATGTTGCTTCTGCCAGTGAAGACTTGTTCATTGATATA TCAAATGTTCGAACTGGACGGACAGTGCATCAGATACCATGTCGGGCTGCCATGAACAGCGTGGAATGGAATCCTAAATACAATTTACTTGCATATGCTGGAGATGACAAAAACAAATATCAGGCTGATGAAG GTGTTTTTAGAATATTTGGCTTTGAAAGCGCCTAA
- the LOC108985938 gene encoding ubiquitin-conjugating enzyme E2-17 kDa produces MASKRINKELKDLQKDPPASCSAGPVADDMFHWQATIMGPADSPFAGGVFLVSIHFPPDYPFKPPKVSFRTKVFHPNINSNGSICLDILKEQWSPALTISKVLLSICSLLTDPNPDDPLVPEIAHMYKTDRAKYETTARSWTQKYAMG; encoded by the exons ATGGCTTCTAAAAGGATAAACAAGGAGTTGAAGGACCTTCAGAAAGATCCTCCCGCTTCATGCAGTGCCG GCCCTGTGGCTGATGATATGTTCCACTGGCAAGCAACAATTATGGGCCCAGCAGACAGCCCATTTGCGGGGGGTGTGTTCCTTGTATCCATTCACTTCCCGCCAGATTATCCATTCAAGCCACCTAAG GTTTCTTTCCGGACAAAAGTTTTCCACCCTAACATTAATAGCAATGGAAGCATCTGTCTTGACATCCTAAAAGAGCAGTGGAGCCCTGCCCTTACCATATCCAAG GTCCTGCTATCAATATGTTCACTGCTGACCGATCCAAATCCAGATGATCCTCTGGTGCCTGAAATTGCTCACATGTACAAGACCGACAGAGCAAAGTATGAGACAACAGCCCGGTCCTGGACCCAGAAGTATGCCATGGGCTAG
- the LOC108985916 gene encoding KH domain-containing protein At5g56140 translates to MTTSGGGRYMAYSPSPSPSAPHSPHLSGLRSVSSAAAAAAAALVDQEKYLSELLGERHKLTPFMPVLPHSYRLLSQEILRVTTLLGNASVLGQSGLEHASPLASGGIFSNGGADVNGWASRFQSEIPSLLPSASAQNWLNSHGSSSGLIVKRTIRVDIPVEKYPNYNFVGRLLGPRGNSLKRVEANTECRVLIRGRGSIKDPAREEMMRGKPGYEHLNEPLHILVEAELPVEIVDARLMQAREILEDLLKPMDESQDFYKKQQLRELAMLNGTLREEGSPMSGSVSPFHNNLGMKRAKTRG, encoded by the exons ATGACAACGTCCGGTGGTGGAAGGTACATGGCCTACTCCCCCTCGCCCTCACCCTCCGCCCCTCACTCTCCCCACCTCTCCGGACTACGCTCTGTCTCCTCCGCCGCAGCAGCAGCCGCCGCCGCCCTCGTCGACCAAGAAAA ATATCTGTCGGAGTTACTCGGAGAGCGTCACAAGCTTACTCCTTTTATGCCCGTGCTCCCTCATAGCTATCGCTTGTTAAGCCAAG AAATATTGCGTGTAACTACACTGTTGGGGAATGCATCAGTTTTAGGTCAAAGTGGGCTTGAACACGCTAGCCCCCTGGCTTCTGGAGGAATATTTTCAAATGGAGGTGCCGATGTGAATGGATGGGCATCACGTTTCCAATCAGAA ATACCGAGTTTACTACCATCTGCCTCGGCACAAAACTGGCTGAATTCTCATGGTAGCTCATCTGGTCTTATTGTTAAAAGAACCATCAGAGTGGACATCCCTGTTGAGAAATATCCTAAT TATAATTTCGTCGGGCGCCTCCTTGGTCCTAGAGGGAACTCTCTTAAGCGAGTGGAAGCAAATACTGAGTGCCGTGTTCTGATCAGAGGCCGTGGTAGCATTAAGGATCCAGCGAGG GAAGAAATGATGCGGGGGAAACCAGGGTATGAGCATTTGAATGAGCCTCTCCATATTTTAGTTGAGGCAGAATTGCCAGTGGAAATAGTTGATGCACGACTAATGCAAGCACGGGAGATACTTGAAGATTTGCTGAAACCTATG GATGAATCTCAGGATTTCTACAAGAAGCAGCAGCTACGGGAGCTAGCAATGCTTAATGGTACACTTCGTGAGGAGGGTTCTCCAATGTCTGGCTCAGTTTCCCCTTTCCATAACAACCTTGGTATGAAGAGGGCCAAGACTCGGGGGTAA
- the LOC108985925 gene encoding probable calcium-binding protein CML21, whose amino-acid sequence MGNIVGKSGSPKKVWMPETQLEAKMVEAIKQRASAGSATKSFNSIILKFPKIDESLRKCKVIFEQFDEDSNGAIDHDELKKCFHKLEISFTEEEINDLFEACDINEDMGMKFNEFIVLLCLVYLFKDDPTALLAKSRMGMPDLEATFETLVDAFVFLDRNKDGYVSKSEMVEAINETTSGERSSGQIAMKRFEEMDWDKNGMVNFKEFLFAFTRWVGIDDIEDEEGEEKI is encoded by the exons ATGGGAAACATAGTTGGAAAGAGTGGATCCCCAAAAAAGGTTTGGATGCCAGAAACACAACTTGAGGCCAAAATGGTCGAAGCTATAAAGCAGAGAGCATCTGCAGGAAGTGCCACGAAATCATTCAACAGCATAATCTTGAAATTCCCAAAAATTGATGAGAGCTTGAGAAAATGCAAAGTAATTTTTGAGCAATTTG atGAGGATTCAAATGGTGCAATAGATCatgatgagttgaaaaaatGTTTCCATAAGCTGGAAATTTCATTTACAGAGGAGGAAATCAATGATCTCTTTGAGGCCTGCGATATTAATGAGGATATGGGTATGAAGTTCAATGAGTTCATTGTACTTCTCTGCCTTGTCTATCTTTTCAAAGATGACCCGACTGCCCTTCTTGCT AAATCACGCATGGGGATGCCTGATCTGGAGGCCACATTTGAAACATTGGTAGATGCATTTGTCTTCTTGGACAGAAACAAAGATGGTTATGTCAGCAAGAGTGAGATGGTGGAAGCCATAAATGAAACTACATCAGGAGAACGTTCTTCTGGACAAATAGCTATGAAAAGATTTG AAGAGATGGATTGGGATAAAAATGGAATGGTGAACTTCAAAGAATTTCTTTTTGCGTTCACCCGTTGGGTTGGAATTGATGATATTGAGGATGAAGAAGGTGAGGAGAAGATCTGA